The following coding sequences lie in one Clostridia bacterium genomic window:
- a CDS encoding C40 family peptidase, whose amino-acid sequence MKKIKIIALILALFVAVAALTACGGEKETPNGSTPEYSVDSGSQNGSENNGSEPDNGSEDNGSEDAGSEDNGSEENRDSGSSGDASGVAAAALKLANELIGTEYKSGGVGPDTFDNSGFVYYIFNKSGYKMPRRIPDMAKEGKEVGRDGLQAGDVLIFENEIGGGPAFVAICAGNDQFISCNRSDRPTALQKFSNYYEQRFICGRRIG is encoded by the coding sequence ATGAAAAAGATAAAAATCATTGCGCTCATCCTTGCATTATTCGTAGCGGTCGCGGCGCTCACGGCGTGCGGCGGCGAGAAAGAAACCCCGAACGGCAGCACTCCCGAATATTCCGTCGACTCCGGCTCGCAGAACGGCTCCGAGAACAACGGCTCCGAACCCGATAACGGCTCGGAAGACAACGGTTCCGAAGACGCCGGTTCGGAGGATAACGGTTCCGAAGAGAACAGGGACTCCGGCAGTTCCGGCGACGCTTCCGGCGTTGCGGCGGCCGCGCTCAAGCTCGCCAACGAGCTGATCGGCACGGAGTATAAGTCCGGCGGCGTCGGCCCCGATACCTTCGACAACTCCGGTTTCGTCTATTACATCTTCAACAAGAGCGGCTACAAGATGCCCCGCCGTATCCCCGATATGGCTAAGGAAGGCAAAGAAGTCGGCCGCGACGGCCTTCAGGCGGGCGACGTGCTCATCTTCGAGAATGAGATAGGCGGCGGCCCCGCGTTCGTCGCGATCTGCGCCGGAAACGACCAGTTCATCTCCTGCAACAGATCCGACCGCCCGACCGCGTTGCAGAAGTTCAGCAACTATTACGAGCAGAGATTCATCTG